One Nitrosopumilus piranensis genomic region harbors:
- a CDS encoding LSM domain-containing protein, translated as MADEISTLMANSKDKVVLLRLRNNKTVQGVLQDFDIHMNLTLENAEDITEKKPEPLGKILLRGDNILAISLPDEESD; from the coding sequence ATGGCAGATGAAATTTCAACACTAATGGCAAACTCCAAAGATAAAGTTGTCTTGCTTCGATTAAGAAACAACAAGACAGTTCAAGGGGTACTGCAAGACTTTGATATTCACATGAACCTTACACTAGAAAACGCTGAAGACATTACTGAAAAAAAACCAGAACCACTAGGCAAAATATTGCTTCGCGGTGACAACATTTTGGCAATATCTTTGCCTGATGAAGAGTCAGACTAG